One window of the Primulina eburnea isolate SZY01 chromosome 18, ASM2296580v1, whole genome shotgun sequence genome contains the following:
- the LOC140819490 gene encoding protein SPA, chloroplastic produces MKMVASASASASQLSSSFLCCPVKSSSALSQTRKSLKFQRLPSSYPCVRAVELDQSTIVAISVGVVSIAVGIGIPVFYESQIDNAAKRENTQPCFPCNGSGAQKCRFCMGSGSVSVELGGGEKEVSGCINCNGAGSLTCTTCQGSGFQPRYLDRREFKDDD; encoded by the exons ATGAAAATGGTGGCATCTGCTTCAGCTTCAGCTTCTCAGCTCAGCTCTTCGTTCCTCTGCTGCCCCGTGAAGTCCTCTTCCGCATTGTCCCAAACAAGGAAATCCCTTAAATTTCAGCGGCTTCCATCTTCTTATCCTTGCGTCAGAGCCGTTGAACTTGACCAGAGCACG ATAGTGGCGATATCTGTGGGAGTGGTCAGCATTGCAGTTGGGATTGGAATTCCTGTTTTTTATGAATCCCAAATCGACAATGCT GCAAAAAGAGAAAACACTCAGCCATGCTTTCCCTGCAATGGCAGCGGTGCCC AGAAATGTAGATTTTGCATGGGTTCTGGCAGCGTGAGTGTAGAGCTCGGAGGGGGTGAAAAGGAAGTCTCAGGATGCATAAACTGTAACGGGGCTGGTTCTTTAACATGCACCACATGCCAAGGTAGCGGCTTTCAACCTAGATATCTCGACCGCAG AGAATTCAAGGATGACGACTAG